A single region of the Gracilibacillus caseinilyticus genome encodes:
- a CDS encoding ABC transporter ATP-binding protein has product MFVIRNLVYKNILRIEHLEIESGNIYCLFGTSGSGKTTLLKMFNGMLTPDEGEIHFKKSSIQELDAVELRQKVVMLGQDPIVFEGTIRDNLLIGLRFSEQDKEPSDNELTDLLQKLQLSKDLDEDAANLSGGEKQRIAFGRVLVMEPDVFLLDEPTSALDDDTETMVMDYFTKRIKEFNKTVIMVTHSKDTAETYSDQLIYMSELLKDKEVRS; this is encoded by the coding sequence ATGTTTGTGATCAGGAATTTGGTATACAAAAATATTTTACGAATCGAACATCTCGAGATCGAATCAGGTAATATTTACTGTCTTTTCGGTACAAGCGGAAGTGGAAAAACAACTTTATTAAAAATGTTCAATGGCATGCTAACGCCAGACGAAGGTGAAATTCACTTCAAAAAATCATCTATTCAAGAACTGGATGCCGTTGAATTAAGACAGAAAGTAGTGATGCTCGGACAAGATCCGATCGTATTCGAAGGAACAATACGAGACAATTTATTAATTGGCTTACGATTTTCTGAACAAGATAAAGAACCAAGTGACAACGAATTAACAGATCTATTACAAAAATTACAACTGTCAAAAGATCTGGACGAAGATGCTGCCAATTTGTCAGGTGGAGAGAAACAGCGTATCGCTTTTGGCAGAGTGTTAGTGATGGAACCAGATGTATTTTTACTTGATGAACCCACCTCCGCATTGGATGATGATACGGAAACGATGGTAATGGATTATTTTACGAAGCGTATCAAAGAATTCAATAAAACGGTCATTATGGTGACACATTCCAAAGATACTGCAGAGACATACAGTGATCAATTGATCTATATGAGCGAGCTTCTGAAAGATAAGGAGGTTCGATCATGA
- a CDS encoding ABC transporter permease encodes MNDMLEITIWQLVSAYLFILLLLAIVRWRKIPREKEIIIATLRMTIQLVLVGYVLMFIFENEHFLYSLLVLILMESFAVYNIYKRSKHTLNKELKKIIALAMVSGTLFAFFYFDFVVVQFSPWYDPRYFIPIAGMLIGNSMTGITLGVSALMEGFISRKNEVEAALMLGATPHKAARNIVNHSFDSAILPTINNMIGMGIVFLPGMMTGVILSGANPVDAIKYQIAIMLGITGSVSLTVILFLYFGYKTFFNKHAQLK; translated from the coding sequence ATGAATGATATGTTAGAGATTACGATATGGCAATTAGTTTCCGCCTATTTATTTATACTGCTCTTATTAGCTATTGTTCGCTGGCGGAAGATACCAAGAGAAAAAGAAATTATTATTGCGACACTGCGAATGACGATTCAGCTAGTACTGGTCGGTTATGTATTAATGTTTATATTTGAAAATGAACATTTCCTTTACTCATTGCTTGTTCTCATTTTGATGGAGAGCTTTGCTGTTTATAACATTTACAAACGGTCGAAGCATACATTGAATAAGGAATTAAAGAAAATTATTGCACTAGCGATGGTGTCTGGTACATTATTTGCATTTTTCTATTTTGACTTTGTCGTTGTTCAATTTTCACCATGGTATGATCCGCGATATTTTATCCCCATTGCAGGTATGTTAATCGGTAACTCAATGACTGGTATTACACTTGGTGTAAGTGCACTAATGGAAGGTTTTATTTCTCGTAAAAACGAGGTTGAAGCAGCTTTAATGCTTGGTGCTACACCTCATAAGGCGGCACGTAATATCGTTAATCATTCCTTTGATTCCGCAATTCTTCCAACTATTAATAATATGATTGGTATGGGAATCGTGTTTCTGCCAGGAATGATGACAGGGGTTATCCTCTCTGGTGCAAACCCTGTAGATGCGATTAAATACCAAATCGCTATTATGCTTGGTATTACAGGAAGTGTTTCTTTAACGGTTATTTTGTTCCTGTATTTCGGATATAAAACCTTTTTTAATAAACATGCACAGCTAAAATGA
- a CDS encoding valine--tRNA ligase, which produces MSDNKEVNLPSKYDPTAVEEGKYDYWVQGKFFEAERNKEKDPFTIVIPPPNVTGKLHIGHAWDTTLQDIITRIKRMQGYDVLYLPGMDHAGIATQAKVEGKLREEGTSRYDLGREKFLETAWDWKEEYAEFIREQWSKLGLGLDYSRERFTLDAGLSDAVKEVFVTLYDKGLIYRGEYIINWDPATKTALSDIEVIYQDVQGHFYHMKYPLADGSGHIEVATTRPETMLGDTAVAVHPNDERYKDLIGKKVKLPIVGREIEIVADDYVDIEFGSGAVKITPAHDPNDFEIGNRHDLERILVMNEDGTMNENAGKYQGLDRFACRKQIVKDLQDTGILFEIEDHMHSVGHSERSGAVVEPYLSTQWFVNMQPLADAAVELQNGSDEDKVHFVPDRFEKTYLRWMENIRDWCISRQLWWGHRIPAWYHKETGEVYVGKDAPADIENWEQDEDVLDTWFSSALWPFSTLNWPDTEDEDFKHFFPTNVLVTGYDIIFFWVARMIFQSKQFNDERPFKDVLIHGLVRDAEGRKMSKSLGNGVDPMEVIEKYGADSLRYFLATGSSPGQDVRFQWEKVESTWNFVNKIWNASRFALMNMDGLTYEEIDINGKKLVADKWILTRLNETVEQVTRHVDKYDFGEAGRYLYNFIWDDFCDWYIEMAKLPLYGEDEQAKHTTRSVLAYVLDNIMRMLHPFMPFVTEEIWQQLPHEGESIVRAAWPTVDSNLSDHHATEVMNQLVAIIRSVRNIRAEVDTPMSKEIPILVLANNEKVKEQLRANSSYLDRFCNPSELTIDTAIAAPDKAMSAVVTGAEIILPLEGLIDIDKELQRLQTELDKLNKEIERVDKKLANKGFVDKAPAHVVDAEKEKQKDYIEKRSKVEARIMDLRD; this is translated from the coding sequence ATGTCAGATAATAAAGAAGTGAATTTACCATCGAAATACGATCCGACAGCCGTAGAAGAAGGCAAATACGATTATTGGGTGCAAGGTAAATTTTTTGAAGCAGAACGTAACAAAGAAAAGGATCCATTTACTATAGTGATTCCTCCACCTAACGTAACGGGAAAGCTTCACATCGGTCATGCTTGGGACACTACCCTGCAAGACATCATCACTCGTATTAAACGAATGCAAGGATATGATGTATTATACTTACCTGGGATGGACCACGCAGGAATTGCTACACAAGCAAAAGTAGAAGGAAAATTACGAGAAGAAGGTACATCCAGATACGATCTCGGACGTGAGAAATTTTTAGAAACAGCTTGGGACTGGAAAGAAGAATATGCTGAGTTTATTCGTGAACAATGGTCTAAATTGGGCTTGGGTCTTGATTACTCCCGTGAACGATTCACACTTGATGCCGGTCTTTCGGATGCAGTAAAAGAAGTATTTGTTACTTTATATGATAAAGGTTTAATTTACCGTGGAGAGTACATTATTAACTGGGATCCAGCAACGAAGACGGCACTTTCTGATATAGAAGTTATTTATCAGGATGTTCAGGGCCATTTCTATCATATGAAATATCCATTAGCAGACGGATCGGGCCATATTGAAGTCGCAACAACCAGACCGGAAACAATGCTAGGCGATACAGCAGTAGCTGTTCATCCTAACGATGAGCGATATAAAGATTTAATCGGCAAAAAGGTTAAATTACCGATTGTCGGGCGAGAAATTGAAATTGTTGCAGATGATTATGTAGATATAGAATTCGGTTCTGGTGCCGTCAAGATCACGCCAGCACATGATCCGAATGACTTTGAAATTGGCAATCGTCACGATCTGGAGCGAATCCTTGTCATGAACGAGGATGGCACAATGAATGAAAATGCTGGTAAATACCAGGGGTTAGATCGTTTTGCATGTCGTAAACAAATCGTCAAAGATTTGCAGGATACAGGCATTTTATTTGAAATTGAAGATCATATGCATTCGGTAGGGCATTCGGAACGTAGTGGCGCAGTGGTGGAACCGTATCTATCTACACAATGGTTCGTAAATATGCAGCCACTAGCGGATGCAGCAGTAGAGTTGCAAAACGGTTCAGACGAGGATAAAGTCCATTTCGTACCTGACCGATTTGAGAAAACTTATTTACGTTGGATGGAAAATATTCGTGACTGGTGTATTTCTCGTCAATTATGGTGGGGGCATCGTATTCCTGCTTGGTATCATAAAGAAACAGGTGAAGTGTATGTTGGTAAAGATGCTCCAGCAGACATTGAGAATTGGGAGCAGGATGAGGATGTGTTAGATACATGGTTTTCATCTGCATTATGGCCGTTCTCTACATTGAACTGGCCGGATACAGAAGATGAAGATTTCAAACATTTCTTCCCGACGAACGTATTAGTTACAGGCTACGATATTATCTTTTTCTGGGTAGCACGGATGATTTTCCAATCCAAGCAGTTTAATGATGAGCGTCCATTTAAAGATGTCCTGATTCATGGTTTAGTAAGAGATGCAGAAGGCCGCAAGATGAGTAAATCACTCGGCAACGGTGTTGATCCAATGGAAGTCATCGAGAAATATGGTGCAGACTCCTTGCGCTATTTCTTGGCAACTGGTTCAAGCCCTGGTCAAGATGTTCGTTTCCAATGGGAAAAGGTAGAGTCTACCTGGAATTTTGTTAATAAAATCTGGAATGCCTCCCGATTTGCTCTAATGAATATGGATGGCTTAACGTATGAAGAAATTGATATTAATGGTAAAAAATTAGTGGCAGACAAATGGATCCTGACTCGATTAAATGAAACAGTGGAACAGGTAACTCGTCATGTTGACAAATATGATTTCGGTGAAGCTGGTCGCTACTTGTATAACTTCATTTGGGATGATTTCTGTGATTGGTATATCGAGATGGCTAAGCTGCCGTTATATGGAGAAGATGAGCAAGCAAAACATACGACAAGATCTGTACTGGCGTATGTACTAGACAATATAATGCGCATGCTTCATCCATTTATGCCGTTTGTTACAGAAGAAATTTGGCAGCAGCTGCCACATGAGGGCGAGTCTATCGTTCGTGCTGCATGGCCAACAGTCGATTCGAATTTATCTGATCATCACGCAACAGAAGTGATGAATCAGTTAGTGGCAATTATCCGTTCTGTTCGTAATATCCGCGCAGAAGTAGATACGCCAATGTCGAAAGAAATTCCAATCCTTGTTCTGGCAAATAATGAAAAAGTAAAAGAACAGCTTAGGGCTAACAGCAGTTATTTAGATCGTTTCTGTAATCCAAGTGAGTTAACGATCGATACAGCGATTGCTGCACCGGATAAAGCAATGTCAGCAGTTGTGACAGGTGCAGAGATTATTTTACCGTTGGAAGGGTTAATTGACATTGATAAAGAGCTGCAACGATTGCAGACAGAGCTGGATAAACTGAATAAAGAGATAGAACGGGTTGATAAAAAACTTGCCAATAAAGGTTTTGTTGATAAGGCACCAGCACATGTAGTAGACGCTGAAAAAGAAAAACAAAAAGATTATATCGAAAAACGCAGCAAAGTAGAAGCGCGTATAATGGATTTGCGAGATTAA
- a CDS encoding bifunctional folylpolyglutamate synthase/dihydrofolate synthase: MIDNLNDLDQFFEQRRKFGIKPGLERLDYLLDQTGHPEQEIPTIHIAGTNGKGSTLTYLKEMLMAGEYRVGTFQSPGLPTIFDHIAINEDVITSTAFIDILNQLLPVIDDMDKHDLAPSEYEILMVITLLYFRERVDMGVIETCMGGREDVTNRVIPLVTIITSIDYDHTSFLGTNIEAIAGHKAGIIKNKVPVVIGPFPEKARQVVRNEAACKQAPVFEYNQDFFAEEIDHQKFLWKNQDLEHRAKLSMLGKHQIENASLAIQTVQLLQKMDFPLEENALRHGLLKAQMPNRMETVKKEPRIIVDGAHNAASIRQLVETFSTQTFPTIYVLFSAFRDKEVTEMLTLLASMTDDITITTFNHTRALRADDVPASYRYIADPEEAWKDALIRSNSDDLILITGSLHFVDFVKKLIQK, translated from the coding sequence ATGATCGATAATCTTAATGATTTAGACCAATTTTTTGAACAAAGAAGAAAGTTTGGGATAAAGCCAGGACTTGAGCGGCTCGACTATTTGTTGGATCAGACTGGTCATCCGGAGCAGGAGATACCAACCATTCATATTGCTGGTACAAATGGCAAAGGGTCCACTTTAACCTATTTAAAAGAGATGTTAATGGCAGGGGAATACCGGGTGGGTACATTCCAATCACCAGGTTTACCGACCATATTTGATCATATCGCAATCAATGAGGATGTTATCACATCAACGGCCTTTATCGACATTTTGAATCAGCTGCTTCCAGTTATCGATGACATGGACAAGCATGACCTCGCTCCCTCTGAGTATGAAATATTGATGGTAATTACTTTACTCTATTTTCGAGAGAGAGTGGATATGGGGGTGATTGAAACGTGCATGGGTGGCAGAGAAGATGTGACGAACAGAGTCATCCCCCTTGTTACCATCATTACATCGATCGATTATGATCATACGTCATTCCTTGGCACGAACATTGAAGCTATCGCTGGCCATAAAGCAGGGATAATTAAGAACAAGGTTCCAGTCGTAATTGGTCCATTTCCTGAAAAAGCACGTCAAGTAGTACGGAATGAGGCGGCGTGCAAACAAGCACCTGTTTTCGAATACAATCAAGATTTTTTTGCAGAGGAAATAGATCATCAAAAGTTTTTATGGAAAAATCAAGACCTTGAACATCGTGCAAAACTATCTATGCTAGGAAAGCACCAAATCGAAAATGCTTCGCTGGCGATACAAACAGTTCAACTTTTGCAAAAGATGGATTTTCCACTTGAAGAGAATGCACTCCGACATGGACTATTAAAAGCACAAATGCCGAACCGAATGGAAACGGTGAAGAAAGAGCCGAGAATAATCGTCGATGGTGCCCATAATGCCGCAAGCATCCGTCAGCTTGTTGAGACGTTTTCCACACAGACATTTCCAACCATATATGTTTTGTTTAGTGCATTTCGTGATAAAGAAGTAACAGAGATGCTTACCCTTTTAGCAAGTATGACGGATGATATCACGATCACAACCTTTAACCACACTCGGGCACTTCGGGCAGATGATGTACCTGCGAGCTATCGTTATATAGCTGATCCGGAAGAAGCGTGGAAGGATGCCTTAATTAGAAGTAATTCAGATGACTTAATTCTAATTACAGGATCATTGCATTTTGTCGATTTTGTTAAAAAATTAATCCAAAAGTAA
- a CDS encoding type IV pilus modification PilV family protein, with amino-acid sequence MRNISQKESGFTLIEMLASITILSIISFGFIAIFVHASKTTETSADIIDADYIAQTEMERIYQYSTESAMEDTISLLETDGYQLLNRAEETFQLEKSTRNHYIRMKVEKDQSVTDFWMVSVQVLNERDDHTVQAVLEAGYVWCIERFDHACSKISEG; translated from the coding sequence ATGAGAAACATTTCGCAGAAGGAATCAGGATTTACCTTAATCGAAATGCTTGCTTCCATCACAATCCTAAGTATTATCTCCTTTGGTTTTATTGCCATATTTGTACATGCCTCTAAGACGACGGAAACATCTGCTGACATTATTGATGCTGACTATATCGCACAGACAGAGATGGAGAGAATCTATCAATATAGTACCGAATCTGCGATGGAAGATACGATAAGCTTATTAGAAACAGATGGCTATCAGCTGCTGAATAGGGCGGAGGAGACGTTTCAGCTGGAAAAATCGACACGAAATCATTACATACGTATGAAAGTAGAGAAGGATCAATCTGTAACAGATTTCTGGATGGTATCGGTTCAGGTTTTGAACGAACGGGATGATCATACGGTACAAGCTGTTTTGGAAGCGGGTTATGTCTGGTGTATAGAGAGGTTTGATCACGCATGTTCAAAAATCAGCGAGGGATGA
- a CDS encoding prepilin-type N-terminal cleavage/methylation domain-containing protein yields MFKNQRGMTLIELLAVLIILSLIVILVGSIQLFSQKQFSNQAQQVERQSDVRQLLTEMNRELRLTPSKAISAADNSLVIADTVYALQGNMILRNGSVQAENIRAFDVERTGNQLTIEISTERTLMEDTTTVTTTIMLRK; encoded by the coding sequence ATGTTCAAAAATCAGCGAGGGATGACATTAATCGAATTATTAGCTGTCCTTATAATTCTATCATTGATTGTCATACTAGTTGGATCAATCCAATTATTCTCGCAAAAGCAATTTAGCAATCAAGCCCAGCAAGTGGAACGACAGTCTGACGTGCGGCAGCTATTAACTGAAATGAATCGTGAACTCCGCCTCACACCAAGTAAAGCGATCTCGGCAGCTGATAACAGTTTAGTGATCGCGGATACTGTTTACGCATTACAAGGCAATATGATATTGCGAAATGGTTCTGTACAAGCAGAGAACATTCGTGCTTTTGATGTTGAACGGACAGGGAATCAACTGACGATAGAAATTTCTACAGAGCGTACGCTGATGGAGGATACCACTACAGTAACGACTACTATTATGTTAAGAAAGTAG